The following are encoded together in the Arcobacter aquimarinus genome:
- a CDS encoding ComEA family DNA-binding protein: protein MKKIVALLMLCGTFLVAQINLQTASKEELMSIKGIGEKKAEQIMEYRKKNTIKNPEDLKNIKGFGDSIVGNVKESGKTSKEKTEKKVQDKKEEKKKELNKAVDKKIEKTTGALVPKL, encoded by the coding sequence ATGAAAAAAATAGTTGCATTATTAATGCTTTGTGGAACTTTTTTAGTTGCTCAAATAAATTTGCAAACAGCAAGTAAAGAAGAACTTATGAGTATAAAAGGAATTGGTGAGAAAAAAGCTGAACAGATTATGGAGTATAGAAAAAAAAATACTATTAAAAATCCTGAAGATTTGAAAAATATCAAAGGTTTTGGAGATAGTATAGTTGGAAATGTAAAAGAGTCAGGTAAAACTTCAAAAGAAAAAACAGAAAAGAAAGTTCAAGATAAAAAAGAAGAAAAGAAAAAAGAGTTAAATAAAGCTGTTGATAAAAAAATAGAAAAAACTACAGGAGCTTTAGTACCTAAATTATAG
- a CDS encoding Crp/Fnr family transcriptional regulator: MINIAQNDFNFFSFLKEEDLNRLKEITIKKYFNKDEILFYKGDEPKYLHLLIKGIAKLYTYDHKENEVVIHNLMAPSLIAEIVNYEDLKFPANCSFETKAEVLLIDYEKFKTEFLLKPEISMFFIKSLTRKIKALESFINYNISSNSLEKIAKFLIDNESILINLKQVKIAQLLNITPETFSRKLAKLKKEKIIQNEKGYIKILNHEKLKACFTN; encoded by the coding sequence ATGATAAATATAGCACAAAATGATTTTAATTTTTTTAGTTTTTTAAAAGAAGAGGATTTAAACAGATTAAAAGAGATAACAATTAAAAAATATTTTAATAAAGATGAAATACTTTTTTATAAAGGTGATGAGCCTAAATACTTACATTTATTGATAAAAGGAATAGCAAAACTTTATACTTATGACCATAAAGAGAATGAGGTAGTAATTCATAATTTAATGGCACCTTCATTAATAGCTGAAATTGTAAATTATGAAGATTTAAAATTTCCAGCAAATTGCTCATTTGAAACAAAAGCAGAGGTTTTACTTATCGATTATGAAAAGTTTAAAACAGAATTTTTATTAAAACCTGAAATATCAATGTTTTTTATAAAATCACTTACAAGAAAAATAAAAGCCTTAGAGAGTTTTATAAATTATAATATTAGCTCTAATAGTTTAGAGAAAATTGCAAAATTTTTAATTGATAATGAATCAATTTTGATAAATTTAAAACAAGTAAAAATAGCTCAATTATTAAATATAACTCCTGAAACATTTTCAAGAAAACTAGCAAAACTTAAAAAAGAGAAAATTATTCAAAATGAGAAGGGTTATATTAAGATTTTAAATCATGAAAAATTGAAAGCTTGTTTTACTAATTAA
- a CDS encoding nitrous oxide-stimulated promoter family protein, translated as MTKEKFELEIKTLKTFYELYCKDKHEIQEKIQNNIEYKSNFFTLELSLCQDCQKAINYSFKKLQSCPHEIKPRCRKCPNPCYEKENWKETAKVMKYSSIKLSLGKIKSRIFNLFN; from the coding sequence ATGACAAAAGAAAAATTTGAACTAGAAATAAAAACATTAAAAACTTTTTATGAACTATATTGTAAAGATAAACATGAAATTCAAGAAAAAATACAAAATAATATTGAATATAAATCAAATTTTTTTACTCTTGAATTAAGTTTATGTCAAGATTGTCAAAAAGCAATTAATTATTCCTTTAAAAAACTCCAATCTTGTCCCCATGAAATAAAACCAAGATGTAGAAAATGTCCAAATCCTTGTTATGAAAAAGAAAATTGGAAAGAAACAGCAAAAGTCATGAAATATTCATCAATAAAACTAAGTTTAGGAAAAATAAAATCAAGGATATTTAATCTTTTTAATTAA
- the ung gene encoding uracil-DNA glycosylase, protein MTWEDVINLEKEKDYYKNLHNEIEKRYKTSTVFPEKKNIFKAFSLTKLENLKVVILGQDPYHGFGQAQGLAFSTPSEIKNPPSMVNILKEINDDLGKKSICEDGDLTLWAKQGVLLLNTILTVEESKPKSHHKLGWEIFTDNIIKYISENCSDIVFILWGAPAIAKTKLIDKSKHHILTSPHPSPLSSYRGFFGSKQFSKTNEILTSLKKEPINW, encoded by the coding sequence ATGACTTGGGAAGATGTGATAAATTTAGAAAAAGAAAAAGATTATTATAAAAATTTACATAATGAGATAGAAAAAAGATATAAAACATCAACTGTTTTCCCTGAAAAGAAAAATATCTTTAAAGCTTTTTCTCTTACAAAATTAGAAAATCTAAAAGTTGTGATTTTAGGGCAAGACCCTTATCATGGATTTGGACAAGCTCAAGGTTTAGCATTTTCAACACCAAGTGAAATAAAAAATCCACCTTCAATGGTAAATATTTTAAAAGAGATAAATGATGATTTAGGAAAAAAATCTATTTGTGAAGATGGTGATTTAACACTTTGGGCAAAACAAGGAGTATTACTTTTAAATACTATTCTAACTGTAGAAGAGAGCAAACCAAAATCTCATCACAAACTTGGATGGGAAATATTTACAGACAATATAATTAAATATATTAGTGAAAATTGTAGTGATATAGTATTTATACTTTGGGGAGCTCCAGCGATTGCTAAAACAAAATTAATTGATAAGTCAAAACATCATATTTTAACTTCACCACATCCAAGTCCTCTTTCTTCTTATAGAGGATTTTTTGGTTCAAAACAATTTTCTAAAACAAATGAGATATTAACTAGTTTAAAAAAAGAGCCAATCAACTGGTAA
- a CDS encoding aldehyde dehydrogenase family protein yields the protein MSTIEVTSPFDGRVVGSVPFTTVEGVQQAIDTAYERFLDVDNWIPKYKRIEILENLMKIMSSQVEELTILCASEGGKPYIDSKVEIQRAINGVKIAIEQIGLQEGQEIAMGHTPSSANRMAYTMKEPIGVVAAISAFNHPFNLAIHQVIPAIAVGCPVIIRPATQTPMSALRLVELLKEAGLPDGWAQAVVCDRAGGELLVTSPKTAFFTFIGSGPVGWYLNSKASAGTRSALEHGGVAPVIVEPDADVEAMIPDLVKGGFYHAGQVCVSVQRIFVHESLAEVVASKIAEKASKLIVGDQLDPKTEVGPLINHNEVNRVEEWVNEAVEKGGKILTGGKRISDSCFEPTVIVNPADDAIISQKEIFGPVVCVYSYKTLDEAIKRANQLDVSFQAAVFTKNLDTALKAVKRLNATAVMVNDHTAFRVDWMPFGGARTSGLGLGGIPDSMREMQNQKMMVIKSPVL from the coding sequence ATGAGTACAATAGAAGTAACATCACCATTTGATGGAAGAGTTGTAGGATCTGTTCCATTCACTACAGTTGAAGGAGTACAACAAGCTATCGATACTGCATACGAAAGATTTTTGGATGTAGATAACTGGATCCCAAAATATAAAAGAATTGAGATTTTAGAAAACTTGATGAAGATTATGTCTTCTCAAGTTGAAGAGTTAACAATTCTTTGTGCAAGTGAAGGTGGGAAGCCTTATATTGACTCTAAAGTTGAGATTCAAAGAGCTATTAATGGTGTAAAAATCGCTATTGAGCAAATTGGATTACAAGAAGGTCAAGAAATTGCTATGGGTCATACACCTTCAAGTGCAAATAGAATGGCTTATACAATGAAAGAACCAATTGGTGTAGTTGCTGCAATTTCTGCATTTAACCACCCATTTAATTTAGCAATTCATCAAGTAATTCCTGCAATTGCTGTTGGTTGTCCAGTTATTATTAGACCTGCTACACAAACTCCAATGTCTGCATTAAGACTTGTAGAGTTATTAAAAGAAGCAGGACTTCCTGACGGTTGGGCACAAGCTGTTGTTTGTGATAGAGCAGGTGGAGAGTTATTAGTTACAAGTCCTAAAACTGCATTCTTTACATTTATTGGTTCAGGACCTGTTGGTTGGTATTTAAATTCAAAAGCAAGTGCTGGGACAAGAAGTGCTTTAGAACATGGTGGAGTTGCACCAGTAATCGTTGAGCCAGATGCAGACGTTGAAGCTATGATTCCAGACCTTGTAAAAGGTGGATTCTACCATGCTGGTCAAGTTTGTGTTTCTGTTCAAAGAATTTTTGTACATGAATCATTAGCAGAAGTTGTAGCTTCTAAAATTGCTGAAAAAGCTTCAAAATTAATAGTTGGAGACCAATTAGACCCTAAAACTGAAGTTGGACCATTAATTAACCATAATGAAGTAAATAGGGTTGAAGAGTGGGTTAATGAAGCAGTAGAAAAAGGTGGAAAAATTTTAACTGGTGGAAAAAGAATTTCTGATTCTTGTTTTGAACCAACAGTTATTGTAAATCCTGCTGATGATGCAATTATCTCTCAAAAAGAGATTTTTGGACCAGTTGTTTGTGTATATTCATATAAAACATTAGATGAAGCAATCAAAAGAGCAAATCAACTGGATGTTTCTTTCCAAGCAGCAGTATTTACAAAAAATCTTGATACAGCTTTAAAAGCAGTAAAAAGATTAAATGCAACTGCTGTTATGGTAAATGACCATACAGCATTTAGAGTTGATTGGATGCCATTTGGTGGAGCTAGAACTTCTGGATTAGGATTAGGTGGAATTCCTGATTCTATGAGAGAAATGCAAAATCAAAAAATGATGGTTATTAAATCACCAGTTTTATAA
- a CDS encoding acetolactate synthase large subunit, producing the protein MNASELFVKALENEGVEYIFGIPGEENLDFLEALRTSNIKLILTRHEQGAGFMAATYGRLTGKVGVCISTLGPGATNFATSAAYAQLGGMPMMMITGQKPIKKSKQGRFQIIDIVGMMKPMTKYAKQVVNGNNIPSMVREAFKIATTERPGAVHIELPEDIAAEEVEFNIYPVKPFRYPTACKGAVADAIKMIESAKRPLLLIGAGANRTRIGNALTDFVNKTGMPFFSTQMGKGVIDENHPLCLSTAALSKDDFIHCAIERADLIINVGHDVIEKPPFFMENTPDATKVIHVNFFPSEVDDTYFPQLDVVGDIAGSVQEMTEAITAQEHWDFDYYARLADDIRTRLSKYFGDNRFPILPQRAVRAIRQALNDEDIVTLDNGVYKLWFARNYRCAKPNTLLLDNALATMGAGLPSGMAAKMINPDKKVVAVCGDGGFMMNSQEMETAVRLGLDLTVIILNDNAYGMIKWKQTGMGFETFGLDLDNPDFVKYAESYGAHGHRPQSVEEFTETLEKCVNGKGVHLIDLAVDYSLNHAILNDLLAKKQCLI; encoded by the coding sequence ATGAATGCATCAGAATTATTTGTAAAAGCATTAGAAAATGAAGGTGTTGAATATATTTTTGGAATTCCAGGTGAAGAGAATCTTGATTTTCTTGAAGCCTTAAGAACTTCAAATATCAAATTGATTTTAACAAGACATGAGCAAGGTGCTGGATTTATGGCAGCTACTTATGGAAGACTTACAGGAAAAGTTGGAGTTTGTATCTCAACTTTAGGACCTGGAGCTACTAACTTTGCTACAAGTGCAGCTTATGCACAACTTGGTGGAATGCCAATGATGATGATTACAGGGCAAAAACCAATCAAAAAATCTAAACAAGGTAGATTCCAAATTATTGACATCGTTGGTATGATGAAACCAATGACAAAATATGCTAAACAAGTTGTAAATGGAAATAATATTCCATCAATGGTTAGAGAAGCATTCAAAATAGCAACAACAGAAAGACCAGGTGCTGTTCATATTGAATTACCAGAAGATATTGCAGCTGAAGAAGTTGAATTTAATATTTATCCTGTTAAACCATTTAGATATCCAACTGCTTGTAAAGGTGCTGTTGCAGATGCAATTAAAATGATTGAAAGTGCAAAAAGACCACTGTTATTAATTGGAGCAGGTGCAAATAGAACTAGAATCGGAAATGCTTTAACTGATTTTGTAAATAAAACTGGAATGCCATTTTTCTCTACGCAAATGGGTAAAGGTGTTATTGATGAAAACCATCCATTATGTTTATCTACAGCTGCATTATCTAAAGATGACTTTATTCACTGCGCTATTGAAAGAGCAGATTTAATCATCAATGTTGGACATGATGTTATTGAAAAACCACCATTTTTTATGGAAAATACTCCAGATGCAACTAAAGTTATTCACGTAAACTTCTTCCCAAGTGAAGTTGATGATACTTATTTCCCTCAACTTGATGTTGTTGGTGATATTGCTGGAAGCGTTCAAGAAATGACAGAGGCAATTACTGCACAAGAGCATTGGGATTTTGATTATTATGCAAGATTAGCAGATGATATTAGAACAAGATTATCAAAATATTTTGGTGACAATAGATTCCCAATTTTACCACAAAGAGCAGTTAGAGCTATTAGACAAGCATTAAATGATGAGGATATTGTAACTTTAGATAATGGTGTTTATAAACTTTGGTTTGCAAGAAATTATAGATGTGCAAAACCAAATACATTATTATTAGATAATGCCTTAGCAACTATGGGTGCTGGACTTCCTTCTGGAATGGCTGCTAAAATGATAAATCCTGATAAAAAAGTTGTTGCAGTTTGTGGTGATGGTGGATTTATGATGAACTCACAAGAGATGGAAACAGCTGTAAGATTAGGTCTTGATTTAACTGTAATTATTTTAAATGATAATGCATATGGTATGATTAAATGGAAACAAACTGGTATGGGATTTGAAACATTTGGATTAGATTTAGATAATCCTGATTTTGTTAAATATGCTGAATCTTATGGAGCTCATGGACATAGACCTCAATCAGTTGAAGAATTTACTGAAACTCTAGAAAAATGTGTAAATGGAAAAGGTGTTCATTTAATCGATTTAGCAGTTGATTACTCTTTAAATCATGCAATATTAAATGATTTATTAGCTAAAAAACAGTGTTTAATATAA
- a CDS encoding LemA family protein produces MKKIILILVLAIVLPLIYIVVVNYNNVPKLDENVKEKWSQVQNQYKRRADLIPNLVETVKAYASHEKSTFVEVTEARSKVSQINLDVNNLNPQMLEQFSQAQAGLSSALSKLMVVVEKYPELKANENFLSLQSQLEGTENRITVARRDFIEAVKLYNLELRTMPGKLVAAIAHPDAQIKETFSASQTEQEAPKVKF; encoded by the coding sequence ATGAAAAAAATTATCCTCATTTTAGTTTTAGCTATTGTTTTACCATTAATCTATATTGTTGTGGTAAATTATAATAATGTTCCAAAACTTGATGAAAATGTTAAAGAGAAATGGTCTCAAGTACAAAATCAATATAAAAGAAGAGCTGATTTAATACCAAATCTTGTAGAAACTGTAAAAGCTTATGCAAGTCATGAAAAAAGCACTTTTGTAGAAGTAACAGAAGCTAGAAGTAAAGTTTCTCAAATAAATTTAGATGTAAATAATCTAAATCCACAAATGTTAGAACAATTTTCACAAGCACAAGCAGGACTTTCAAGTGCTCTATCAAAACTTATGGTTGTTGTTGAAAAATATCCAGAACTTAAAGCAAATGAAAATTTTCTATCTTTACAATCTCAACTTGAAGGAACAGAAAATAGAATTACTGTTGCAAGACGTGATTTTATTGAAGCAGTTAAACTTTACAATTTAGAATTAAGAACTATGCCTGGAAAACTTGTAGCTGCGATTGCGCATCCTGATGCTCAGATAAAAGAGACTTTTTCAGCAAGTCAAACAGAGCAAGAAGCACCAAAAGTGAAATTTTAA
- a CDS encoding TPM domain-containing protein: MILKDNEKELISQEIENLERFSSAELVAVITQKSSDYKYASLIISIFLTFLFSFILYFLKEISTLELLQYQLLIFIGTNLFFIKFNNLTLKLLPLSYKHQKASLKANEQFYNLGLNKTKSKQAIMFFVSLDEKYVEIITDTEISKKIPNEFWEQLVYEFTLDIKKDDFLSGYLKAIKTSKAMLIQHFPIQNDDENELSNEVIELK; this comes from the coding sequence ATGATTTTAAAAGATAATGAAAAAGAACTAATCTCTCAAGAAATTGAAAATCTTGAAAGATTTAGTTCTGCTGAATTAGTTGCAGTTATTACTCAAAAAAGTTCAGATTACAAATATGCTTCATTAATAATATCTATATTTTTAACTTTTTTATTCTCTTTTATTTTATATTTTCTAAAAGAAATATCAACTTTAGAACTTTTGCAATATCAACTTTTGATTTTTATAGGAACTAATCTATTTTTCATTAAATTTAACAATTTAACTTTAAAACTTCTTCCTTTAAGTTACAAACATCAAAAAGCTTCTTTAAAAGCAAATGAGCAGTTTTATAATTTAGGATTAAATAAAACAAAATCTAAACAAGCAATTATGTTTTTTGTAAGTCTTGATGAAAAATATGTAGAGATTATTACGGATACAGAAATCTCAAAAAAAATTCCTAATGAATTTTGGGAACAATTAGTTTATGAATTTACTCTGGATATAAAAAAAGATGATTTTTTAAGTGGTTATTTAAAAGCTATTAAAACTTCAAAGGCTATGTTAATTCAACATTTTCCAATACAAAATGATGATGAAAATGAACTTTCAAATGAAGTAATCGAGTTAAAATGA